In Streptomyces sp. P3, one DNA window encodes the following:
- a CDS encoding ABC transporter ATP-binding protein codes for MADERTPTVIADSVDIVYRVNGTVGGKGSATAALNRIVRRKQADRAAGVRTVHAVKNVSFVAYKGEAIGLIGTNGSGKSTLLKAIAGLLPVERGRIYTDGQPSLLGVNAALMSDLTGERNVYLGGLAMGMTREQIKARYQEIVDFSGINEKGDFISLPMRTYSSGMGARLRFSIAAAKDHDVLLIDEALSTGDAKFRGRSAERIRQMREHAGTVFLVSHSNSSILETCERALWLERGELRMDGPAEDVIKAYEAFTGDGKKKPAAK; via the coding sequence GTGGCCGACGAGCGCACCCCCACGGTCATCGCCGACAGCGTCGACATCGTCTACCGGGTCAACGGCACGGTCGGCGGCAAGGGCAGCGCGACGGCCGCCCTCAACCGCATCGTGCGCCGCAAGCAGGCCGACAGGGCGGCCGGCGTGCGCACCGTGCACGCGGTGAAGAACGTCTCCTTCGTCGCCTACAAGGGCGAGGCGATCGGCCTGATCGGAACCAACGGCTCCGGCAAGTCCACGCTGCTCAAGGCGATCGCCGGCCTGCTCCCGGTGGAACGCGGCAGGATCTACACGGACGGCCAGCCCTCCCTCCTCGGCGTCAACGCGGCCCTGATGAGCGACCTCACCGGCGAGCGCAACGTCTACCTCGGCGGCCTGGCCATGGGCATGACCCGGGAACAGATCAAGGCGCGTTACCAGGAGATCGTCGACTTCTCCGGCATCAACGAGAAGGGCGACTTCATCTCCCTGCCGATGCGCACCTACTCCTCCGGCATGGGCGCCCGGCTGCGGTTCTCCATCGCCGCCGCCAAGGACCACGACGTCCTGCTCATCGACGAGGCGCTGTCCACCGGCGACGCCAAGTTCCGCGGCCGCTCAGCGGAACGCATCCGCCAGATGCGCGAGCACGCGGGCACGGTGTTCCTGGTCAGCCACAGCAACAGCTCGATCCTGGAGACCTGCGAACGGGCCCTGTGGCTGGAACGCGGCGAACTGCGCATGGACGGGCCCGCGGAGGACGTCATCAAGGCGTACGAGGCCTTCACCGGCGACGGCAAGAAGAAGCCCGCGGCGAAGTAG
- a CDS encoding ABC transporter permease encodes MSQVLHTPPRTEAAPHGDLAALAARHGLTVSGARPTLPEYIRQLWARRHFITAFATAKLTTTYSQAKLGQVWQVMTPLLNAAVYYFIFGVLLNTKRGVADFIPFLVTGVFVWTFTQTSIMTGTRAISGNIGLVRALHFPRAALPISFCLQQLQQLLFSMAALVFILLGVGVPPAFSWFLVIPALALQFVFNAGVSMILARLGAKTPDIAQLMPFVLRTWMYMSGVMWSLDNLVKAHHGMPAWAADVLRANPAAVYIDLMRFALIDTFHASQLPPHVWLVATGWALVAGVGGFIYFWKAEETYGRG; translated from the coding sequence GTGAGTCAGGTCCTCCACACACCGCCCCGCACGGAGGCCGCGCCCCACGGCGACCTCGCGGCCCTGGCGGCCCGACACGGCCTCACGGTCAGTGGCGCCCGGCCCACGCTGCCGGAGTACATCCGCCAGTTGTGGGCGCGCCGCCACTTCATCACCGCGTTCGCCACCGCCAAGCTCACCACCACCTACAGCCAGGCGAAGCTGGGCCAGGTCTGGCAGGTGATGACCCCGCTGCTGAACGCGGCGGTCTACTACTTCATCTTCGGTGTGCTGCTGAACACCAAGCGGGGGGTGGCGGACTTCATCCCGTTCCTGGTCACGGGCGTGTTCGTCTGGACGTTCACCCAGACCTCGATCATGACCGGCACCCGCGCCATCTCCGGCAACATCGGCCTGGTACGCGCCCTGCACTTCCCGCGGGCCGCACTGCCGATCTCGTTCTGCCTGCAGCAACTGCAGCAACTGCTGTTCTCGATGGCCGCCCTGGTGTTCATCCTGCTCGGCGTCGGCGTCCCGCCGGCCTTCTCCTGGTTCCTCGTGATCCCGGCCCTGGCCCTCCAGTTCGTCTTCAACGCCGGCGTCTCCATGATCCTGGCCCGGCTGGGCGCCAAGACGCCGGACATCGCGCAGCTCATGCCGTTCGTCCTGCGCACCTGGATGTACATGTCCGGCGTGATGTGGAGCCTCGACAACCTGGTCAAGGCCCACCACGGCATGCCGGCGTGGGCAGCCGACGTCCTCCGGGCCAACCCCGCGGCCGTCTACATCGACCTGATGCGCTTCGCGCTGATCGACACCTTCCACGCGAGCCAGCTGCCGCCGCACGTGTGGCTGGTCGCCACCGGCTGGGCGCTGGTCGCCGGCGTCGGCGGGTTCATCTACTTCTGGAAGGCCGAGGAGACGTACGGACGTGGCTGA
- a CDS encoding TetR/AcrR family transcriptional regulator, translating into MLGRMTTNATNADGPGARPRRRAPAGAAVLREDVTEAIRAAVFEELASVGYARMSIEGIARRAGVGKTAVYRRWRSKLHLVLDIVSLVAVQGLPAPETGSLEGDLRMLYEVTSRALRHPVASQIIPDLQAEAARNPDIAEALQKALKEGQEGVALKIVAAAERRGEVRAGLGEELALDLISGPLYWRSVVIRSPKLPKGYLGALARVTAEAIKAL; encoded by the coding sequence ATGCTGGGTCGCATGACGACGAACGCGACGAACGCCGACGGACCGGGGGCGCGCCCGCGCCGCCGGGCCCCCGCGGGCGCGGCCGTGCTCCGCGAGGATGTGACGGAAGCCATCCGGGCGGCCGTGTTCGAGGAGTTGGCGTCCGTCGGGTACGCCCGGATGTCCATCGAGGGCATCGCCCGCCGGGCCGGCGTGGGCAAGACCGCGGTCTACCGGCGCTGGCGTTCCAAGCTGCACCTGGTCCTCGACATCGTGTCGTTGGTCGCCGTGCAGGGCCTGCCGGCCCCGGAGACGGGCAGCCTCGAGGGCGACCTGCGCATGCTGTACGAGGTCACCTCCCGGGCGCTGCGCCACCCGGTGGCCTCGCAGATCATCCCCGACCTGCAGGCCGAGGCGGCCCGCAACCCGGACATCGCCGAGGCCCTGCAGAAGGCGCTGAAGGAGGGGCAGGAGGGCGTCGCCCTGAAGATCGTCGCGGCGGCGGAGCGGCGCGGCGAGGTCCGTGCCGGGCTGGGCGAGGAGCTGGCGCTCGACCTGATCTCGGGCCCGCTCTACTGGCGTTCGGTGGTGATCCGCAGCCCGAAGCTGCCCAAGGGGTATCTGGGGGCGCTGGCCCGGGTGACCGCCGAGGCGATCAAGGCGCTGTGA
- a CDS encoding glycosyltransferase family 39 protein, giving the protein MVCTRSRPTSRTEVLAVAVPVAVMLAVGLWGLDRGGMWRDEAVTFQVARRTVPQIWRLLHGVDAVHGLYYLVMHAVLAVRPGEVVLRLPSVCAAAAAAGLVAALGVRLARPRVGLWAGLLYAVTPLAGHYAQEGRSYALVAAGAAGATLLLVRALDGGTGRMWWAPGGGTGRTRWAPRVGVGRVRWAPGGGSGRMWWAYGGVVAATCLLHELAVLVLCAHAITLALLRAPGAVWRRWTRAAGAAVAVLLPLALQSRRQSRQVGWLPVPDWESAERLLRGFTAGPEGAVFWGCVTLMAVGLLAGRSTAVTAPVMLAPPAVLMLFSQVMPLYHERYVLYALAGAPLLIAAGADLVVRRLAVLTGRSSRSRTVTAAGVLAVALVFVQLLPLHRYYRTLAHRPDNLAAVSALAAGEVRPGDPVLFLPALGRRAALTYPDGFRGVRDLALKAPGARSGTLYGREVGPRELQRRLARVDRLWVFAQRYALRSRWFPVDPTERLKLVAVEERFTPRWERERSGVTLRLYVRRPAADAGGFPPSGGPPGPDGPPAPDG; this is encoded by the coding sequence GTGGTGTGTACACGCTCGCGGCCGACGAGCCGTACCGAGGTTCTGGCCGTCGCCGTACCGGTGGCGGTCATGCTCGCGGTCGGTCTGTGGGGGCTCGACCGCGGCGGCATGTGGCGCGACGAGGCCGTCACCTTCCAGGTGGCGCGGCGGACGGTGCCGCAGATCTGGCGCCTGCTGCACGGGGTGGACGCGGTGCACGGCCTGTACTACCTCGTCATGCACGCCGTCCTCGCCGTCCGCCCCGGTGAGGTCGTTCTGCGCCTGCCGTCCGTGTGCGCGGCGGCCGCCGCCGCGGGACTGGTCGCCGCGCTCGGGGTGCGGCTGGCCCGGCCCCGGGTCGGCCTCTGGGCGGGCCTGCTGTACGCGGTGACCCCGCTCGCCGGTCACTACGCCCAGGAGGGCCGCTCGTACGCACTGGTCGCGGCGGGCGCGGCCGGTGCGACGCTGCTGCTGGTGCGGGCGCTGGACGGCGGGACCGGGCGGATGTGGTGGGCGCCTGGTGGCGGGACCGGGCGGACGCGGTGGGCGCCGCGCGTCGGGGTTGGACGGGTCCGGTGGGCGCCCGGCGGCGGGTCCGGGCGGATGTGGTGGGCGTACGGAGGCGTCGTCGCCGCGACGTGTCTGCTGCACGAGTTGGCGGTGCTCGTGCTGTGTGCCCACGCGATCACGCTGGCGCTGCTGCGGGCGCCGGGGGCGGTGTGGCGGCGCTGGACGCGCGCGGCCGGCGCGGCGGTCGCCGTGCTGCTGCCGCTCGCGCTGCAGTCGCGGAGGCAGTCGCGTCAGGTGGGGTGGCTGCCGGTGCCGGACTGGGAGAGCGCCGAAAGGCTGCTGCGCGGCTTCACCGCGGGCCCGGAGGGTGCGGTGTTCTGGGGCTGCGTGACCCTGATGGCGGTGGGGCTGCTGGCCGGGCGGTCGACGGCTGTCACGGCACCGGTGATGCTGGCGCCGCCCGCGGTCCTGATGCTGTTCTCCCAGGTGATGCCGCTCTACCACGAGCGGTACGTGCTGTACGCCCTGGCCGGGGCGCCGCTGCTGATCGCGGCCGGAGCCGACCTGGTGGTCCGCCGGCTGGCCGTCCTCACCGGACGCTCCTCGCGCTCACGGACCGTCACCGCGGCCGGCGTCCTGGCCGTGGCGCTCGTCTTCGTTCAGCTGCTTCCGCTGCACCGGTACTACCGGACCCTCGCGCACCGCCCCGACAACCTCGCGGCCGTCTCCGCCCTGGCGGCCGGCGAGGTCCGTCCCGGCGACCCGGTGCTGTTCCTGCCGGCGCTCGGCCGACGGGCGGCGCTGACGTATCCGGACGGGTTCCGAGGGGTGCGGGACCTGGCGCTGAAGGCGCCCGGAGCCCGGTCCGGCACGCTGTACGGCCGCGAGGTCGGCCCGCGTGAACTGCAGCGCAGGCTCGCTCGTGTGGACCGGCTGTGGGTTTTCGCCCAGCGGTACGCGCTGCGCTCGCGCTGGTTTCCGGTCGACCCGACCGAGCGCCTGAAACTGGTCGCCGTGGAGGAGCGGTTCACTCCGCGGTGGGAGCGTGAACGGTCCGGCGTGACCCTGCGCCTCTACGTCCGCCGCCCGGCGGCGGACGCCGGCGGCTTCCCGCCCTCGGGCGGCCCTCCCGGACCGGACGGTCCCCCGGCGCCTGACGGTTGA
- a CDS encoding MarR family winged helix-turn-helix transcriptional regulator: protein MTAPLPPVGHENATENWLRLDSQICFSLHAASRAFNGVYRVILKDLGLTYPQYLVMLVLWERGTLPVKRLGEHLRLDSGTLSPLLKRLETAGLVHRERSARDERSVEVRLTEEGTALRDRAVEVPRRIVTATGLDLAAIGELRDRLDHLTTALDTATSQDTTPQDTTPEDR, encoded by the coding sequence ATGACCGCCCCACTGCCACCCGTCGGCCATGAGAACGCCACGGAGAACTGGCTCCGCCTGGACAGCCAGATCTGCTTCTCCCTGCACGCCGCGTCGCGCGCCTTCAACGGCGTCTACCGCGTGATCCTCAAGGACCTCGGGCTCACCTACCCGCAGTACCTGGTGATGCTGGTCCTCTGGGAGCGGGGCACCCTGCCCGTCAAGCGGCTGGGCGAGCACCTCCGCCTGGACTCCGGCACGCTCTCACCGCTGCTCAAGCGCCTGGAGACGGCCGGTCTGGTGCACCGCGAGCGCAGCGCCCGCGACGAGCGCTCGGTGGAAGTGCGGCTGACCGAGGAAGGCACGGCGCTGCGCGACCGGGCCGTGGAGGTCCCGCGCAGGATCGTCACCGCCACCGGCCTCGACCTCGCCGCGATCGGCGAACTGCGCGACCGCCTGGACCACCTCACCACCGCCCTGGACACGGCGACGTCGCAGGACACGACACCGCAGGACACGACGCCGGAAGACCGCTAG
- a CDS encoding organic hydroperoxide resistance protein, giving the protein MDALYTAVATATHGREGRAVSSDGKIDLALAMPAELGGNGQGTNPEQLFAAGYAACFGSALGLVGRQAKVNVSDAAVTAEVGIGQQGEGFALKVTLRVELPDTVDEATGRKLVEQAHQVCPYSNATRGNIPVELVIE; this is encoded by the coding sequence ATGGACGCGCTCTACACCGCTGTCGCCACCGCCACCCACGGCCGCGAGGGTCGCGCGGTCTCCTCCGACGGCAAGATCGACCTGGCGCTGGCCATGCCCGCGGAGCTGGGCGGCAACGGACAGGGCACCAACCCGGAGCAGCTGTTCGCCGCCGGTTACGCCGCATGCTTCGGCAGCGCCCTCGGTCTCGTCGGCCGCCAGGCGAAGGTGAACGTCAGCGACGCCGCCGTGACCGCCGAGGTGGGCATAGGTCAGCAGGGCGAGGGCTTCGCGCTCAAGGTGACCCTGCGCGTCGAACTGCCGGACACGGTGGACGAGGCGACCGGCCGCAAGCTCGTCGAGCAGGCCCACCAGGTCTGCCCCTACTCCAACGCCACCCGCGGCAACATCCCGGTCGAGCTCGTCATCGAGTAG
- a CDS encoding bifunctional glycosyltransferase family 2 protein/CDP-glycerol:glycerophosphate glycerophosphotransferase — protein sequence MPRFSVIVPVFKVQGFLRECLDSVLEQSFDDLEVIAVDDCSPDGCGAILDEYAARDPRVKAVHLPQNVGLGRARNAGLPHATGDYVLFLDSDDRYTPGLLRALADRLEATRDPDILVFDHVRTHWWGRAGRSDAAGLLEQAGADTFDVRRSPEYLRLFLVAWNKAYRRDFFLGHGFRYRPGLYEDAPVTYQTMVTAERIACLDRVGVEYRQRRQGAITRTPGRRHFDIFEQYEGLFAFLAERPGLDWARPLLFERALDHMLFAVARPERVLRGDRKEFYRHIRAFYRRHVPPGFTPPPDSRRAEIRLLALAPHHRVHLGLCLWRRGGKATTRTASRLRGLVARHVKRSWYRIQLRRPLDPRLAVYSAGHSRAVNGDPWAIHAKAAELAPRVRGVWVVHPDALDQVPPGVECVTTGSWRYYRVMARAAHWFNDCNWAGDLVKRPGSVHVQTHRGTPLKHMALDLDRPGARHGTNVRGMLRRSDRWDVSLVANRHSEGVWQRAYPCHFASLRSGSPRNDVLVSGGAERAAELRGRLDIDAHETVVLYAPTLRDYRRGRHVWRVGLEALAASLGPGHRLLVRLHPSLAPHHERALVLRDLHRRGALTDVTDEPHVEDVLLAADALVTDYSALMFDYALLDRPIVIHADDWAAFRATRGAYFDITAEPPGHVTRSDEELATAFTSGAWRDEESARLRAAFRERFCEYDDGRAAERVVRRFLLGEPPEATTADGDDDGRKGDDGRKDGDGHVRQDDGVVRIPKAVDRSARRPQLR from the coding sequence GTGCCCCGCTTCAGTGTCATCGTCCCCGTCTTCAAGGTGCAGGGATTCCTGCGCGAATGCCTCGACTCCGTGCTGGAGCAGTCGTTCGACGACCTCGAGGTGATCGCCGTCGACGACTGTTCGCCCGACGGCTGCGGCGCGATCCTCGACGAGTACGCGGCGCGCGACCCGCGGGTCAAGGCCGTCCACCTGCCGCAGAACGTGGGCCTGGGCCGTGCCCGCAACGCCGGCCTGCCGCACGCCACCGGCGACTACGTCCTGTTCCTCGACAGCGACGACCGCTACACGCCCGGACTGCTGCGGGCGCTCGCCGACCGTCTCGAGGCGACCCGCGACCCCGACATCCTGGTCTTCGACCACGTGCGCACCCACTGGTGGGGCCGCGCGGGCCGCAGCGACGCCGCCGGACTCCTCGAACAGGCCGGCGCCGACACCTTCGACGTCCGCCGCTCCCCCGAGTACCTGCGGCTGTTCCTGGTCGCCTGGAACAAGGCCTACCGCCGGGACTTCTTCCTCGGGCACGGTTTCCGGTACCGGCCGGGGCTGTACGAGGACGCGCCCGTCACCTACCAGACCATGGTCACCGCGGAGCGGATCGCCTGTCTGGACCGGGTGGGCGTCGAGTACCGGCAGCGGCGGCAGGGCGCGATCACCCGCACCCCCGGGCGCAGGCACTTCGACATCTTCGAACAGTACGAGGGCCTGTTCGCGTTCCTCGCCGAGCGGCCCGGCCTCGACTGGGCGCGACCGCTGCTCTTCGAGCGGGCCCTGGACCACATGCTGTTCGCCGTGGCCCGCCCCGAACGTGTACTGCGCGGCGACCGCAAGGAGTTCTACCGGCACATCCGGGCCTTCTACCGGCGGCACGTGCCCCCCGGTTTCACGCCGCCGCCGGACAGTCGCCGCGCCGAGATCCGGCTGCTCGCGCTCGCCCCTCACCACCGCGTCCACCTCGGTCTCTGTCTGTGGCGACGCGGCGGCAAGGCGACCACCCGCACGGCGAGCCGGCTGCGCGGCCTCGTCGCCCGGCACGTCAAGCGGTCCTGGTACCGCATCCAGCTGCGGCGGCCGCTCGACCCGCGGCTCGCCGTGTACTCCGCCGGACACAGCCGTGCCGTGAACGGCGACCCGTGGGCGATCCACGCCAAGGCAGCGGAACTGGCCCCGCGGGTGCGGGGCGTGTGGGTGGTGCATCCCGACGCGCTGGACCAGGTGCCGCCGGGCGTCGAGTGCGTGACGACGGGGTCCTGGCGCTACTACCGGGTGATGGCGCGCGCCGCACACTGGTTCAACGACTGCAACTGGGCCGGCGACCTGGTCAAACGGCCGGGTTCGGTGCATGTGCAGACGCACCGCGGCACGCCGCTCAAGCACATGGCGCTGGACCTCGACCGGCCGGGCGCCCGGCACGGCACGAACGTGCGCGGCATGCTCCGGCGCAGCGACCGGTGGGACGTCAGCCTGGTCGCGAACCGGCACTCCGAGGGGGTCTGGCAGCGCGCCTACCCCTGCCACTTCGCATCGCTGCGCAGCGGGAGCCCGCGCAACGACGTCCTGGTGAGCGGCGGGGCCGAGCGCGCCGCGGAGCTGCGCGGACGGCTCGACATCGACGCCCACGAGACGGTCGTCCTCTACGCGCCGACGCTGCGCGACTACCGCCGGGGACGGCACGTCTGGCGGGTCGGCCTGGAGGCGCTGGCCGCGTCCCTCGGCCCCGGGCACCGGCTGCTGGTGCGCCTGCACCCGAGCCTGGCCCCGCATCACGAACGGGCGCTGGTCCTGCGCGACCTGCACCGGCGCGGCGCGCTGACGGACGTCACGGACGAGCCGCACGTCGAGGACGTCCTGCTGGCCGCCGACGCCCTGGTCACCGACTACTCGGCACTGATGTTCGACTACGCGCTGCTGGACCGGCCCATCGTGATCCACGCCGACGACTGGGCGGCCTTCCGGGCGACCCGGGGCGCCTACTTCGACATCACCGCCGAGCCGCCGGGACACGTGACGCGGTCCGACGAGGAGCTGGCGACGGCGTTCACCTCCGGCGCCTGGCGGGACGAGGAGTCGGCCCGGCTGCGCGCCGCGTTCCGGGAGCGGTTCTGCGAGTACGACGACGGGCGGGCCGCGGAGCGTGTCGTCCGGCGGTTCCTGCTCGGTGAGCCGCCGGAGGCGACGACGGCCGACGGCGACGACGACGGCAGGAAGGGCGACGACGGCCGGAAGGACGGTGACGGCCACGTCCGGCAGGACGACGGCGTCGTCCGGATCCCGAAGGCCGTCGACCGCTCGGCGCGCCGGCCACAGCTGCGCTGA
- a CDS encoding CDP-glycerol:glycerophosphate glycerophosphotransferase, with protein sequence MPRFSIIVPSYGDGGPPGRVDTRLGEGRLSLALDSVLAQSYGDLELIPVADAPDAVAAGIAAGYAARDSRVVPVQAPPASGLAGVRNAGMRAASGAYVLFLDGDDTLAPGALAALDARLTETGDVDVLYTEHERVHWWEGGPDAPAAALPARTPAGAFAPDEAPRLTGLQLPVWGTLYRRSFLAEHQLAFPEGHFTDVGFGGLVTVHAGRVAVTRSVVVRHLLRRQGDPLNRPGGHHLDLLDQAGLVLTRAAGQGLSEDRSGALFDQLFAAVLKTAAHPARLPARSRRVFFRRARRLYRRHRPAGHRRPGGSLGVQHRLLAAGAYTAFRALRGANRRASSAALRVPRARGLRTRLYYRCQLRRRIDPHLAVYCAYWGRGYACNPAAIHAKAAELAPHIRSVFLVEADQAHTLPEGVEHAVIGSRRYWQVLARAKYLINNANFEGAVVKRPGSVHLSTQHGTPLKKMGVEQADHPVVAAATGSFERLLGRVDRWDFNLSSNRLSTEVWERSFPSSYEMLEYGYPRNDVYYTASADDVRRVRERLGVPQGRIAVLYAPTHRDHDAGSDSRLDLGALCDALGDDFVILLRAHYFHDDDRARPRDERIIDVTAHRSSEDVCLAADVLVTDYSSIVFDYANLDRPVVVYADDWDVYRETRGVTFDFPGSPPGPVARTPEELAEVFRSGRWTAAEAAELRARFRARFCEFDDGRAAERVVRRVLLGEPAERIEPAVPLPRRTPAPAPATATTSSRS encoded by the coding sequence ATGCCCCGCTTCAGCATCATCGTCCCGTCCTACGGGGACGGGGGTCCCCCCGGCCGAGTGGATACGCGGCTGGGGGAGGGCCGGCTGTCCCTGGCGCTGGACTCCGTGCTCGCCCAGTCCTACGGCGATCTCGAGCTGATCCCGGTCGCCGACGCTCCCGACGCCGTGGCCGCGGGCATCGCCGCCGGGTACGCGGCGCGCGACTCCCGGGTGGTCCCCGTGCAGGCGCCGCCCGCGTCGGGCCTGGCCGGCGTCCGCAACGCCGGGATGCGGGCGGCGAGCGGCGCGTACGTGCTGTTCCTCGACGGCGACGACACCCTCGCCCCGGGCGCCCTGGCCGCGCTGGACGCGCGCCTCACCGAGACCGGCGACGTGGACGTCCTGTACACCGAGCACGAGCGCGTCCACTGGTGGGAGGGCGGGCCGGACGCTCCGGCGGCCGCGCTGCCCGCGAGGACACCGGCCGGCGCCTTCGCGCCCGACGAAGCACCCCGGCTGACCGGGCTGCAGCTCCCGGTGTGGGGCACGCTCTACCGGCGCTCCTTCCTCGCCGAGCACCAACTCGCCTTCCCCGAGGGGCACTTCACGGACGTCGGCTTCGGCGGCCTGGTCACCGTGCACGCGGGCCGCGTCGCCGTGACGCGTTCGGTCGTCGTACGGCATCTGCTGCGGCGTCAGGGCGACCCGCTGAACCGGCCGGGCGGGCACCACCTGGACCTGCTGGACCAGGCCGGGCTGGTGCTGACCCGGGCGGCCGGGCAGGGGCTGTCCGAGGACCGGTCGGGGGCGCTGTTCGACCAGCTCTTCGCGGCCGTCCTGAAGACCGCCGCGCATCCGGCCCGGCTGCCGGCGCGCAGCCGCCGGGTCTTCTTCCGCCGCGCGCGCAGGCTGTACCGGCGTCACCGCCCGGCCGGTCACCGCAGGCCGGGCGGCAGCCTCGGGGTGCAGCACCGGCTGCTGGCGGCCGGGGCGTACACGGCGTTCCGGGCGCTGCGCGGCGCCAACCGCAGAGCGTCGTCGGCCGCCCTGCGCGTACCGCGCGCGCGGGGGCTGCGCACCCGCCTGTACTACCGGTGTCAGCTGCGCCGCCGCATCGATCCCCATCTGGCCGTGTACTGCGCCTACTGGGGCCGCGGTTACGCCTGCAACCCGGCCGCGATCCACGCCAAGGCCGCCGAACTCGCGCCGCACATCCGCTCGGTGTTCCTCGTCGAGGCCGACCAGGCGCACACCCTGCCGGAGGGCGTCGAGCACGCCGTCATCGGCAGCCGCCGCTACTGGCAGGTGCTGGCCCGCGCCAAGTACCTGATCAACAACGCGAACTTCGAGGGGGCCGTCGTCAAGCGACCCGGCAGCGTCCACCTGTCGACGCAGCACGGCACGCCGCTGAAGAAGATGGGCGTCGAGCAGGCCGACCATCCGGTGGTCGCCGCCGCCACCGGCAGCTTCGAGCGCCTCCTCGGCCGGGTCGACCGCTGGGACTTCAACCTCAGCTCGAACCGGCTCTCCACCGAGGTGTGGGAACGGTCCTTCCCGTCCTCGTACGAGATGCTCGAGTACGGCTATCCGCGCAACGACGTCTACTACACCGCGTCGGCGGACGACGTGCGCCGCGTGCGCGAACGGCTCGGCGTCCCGCAGGGCCGCATCGCGGTCCTGTACGCGCCCACCCACCGCGACCACGACGCCGGTTCCGACTCCCGGCTGGACCTCGGGGCGCTCTGCGACGCCCTGGGCGACGACTTCGTGATCCTGCTGCGCGCGCACTACTTCCACGACGACGACCGGGCCCGCCCGCGCGACGAGCGGATCATCGACGTCACGGCGCACCGCTCGTCCGAGGACGTCTGCCTCGCGGCGGACGTCCTCGTCACCGACTACTCCTCGATCGTCTTCGACTACGCCAACCTCGACCGGCCCGTCGTCGTGTACGCCGACGACTGGGACGTGTACCGCGAGACGCGCGGCGTCACCTTCGACTTCCCGGGCTCCCCGCCCGGACCGGTCGCCCGCACCCCCGAGGAGCTGGCCGAGGTGTTCCGCTCCGGCCGCTGGACAGCGGCGGAGGCGGCCGAGCTGCGCGCCCGGTTCCGCGCGCGCTTCTGCGAGTTCGACGACGGACGCGCCGCCGAGCGTGTGGTGCGCCGGGTGCTGCTCGGGGAGCCGGCCGAGCGCATCGAGCCCGCCGTTCCGCTCCCCCGCCGCACGCCCGCGCCCGCGCCCGCCACCGCGACGACCTCTTCGAGGAGCTGA